In Mercurialis annua linkage group LG6, ddMerAnnu1.2, whole genome shotgun sequence, the following are encoded in one genomic region:
- the LOC126686245 gene encoding late embryogenesis abundant protein Lea14-A-like: MGMILGKFVKKPEAKVTDLDLVSVHRDRVQYKITVSVFNPYFHPLPIVDVPFSLKSDGRVIISGKLEDPGSLKANDTTILTIPFAVPHDVIVSLVKDVGKDWDIDYDLELGLTIDLPLVGGFTIPLNRKGQIKLPTFKDLL; the protein is encoded by the exons ATGGGTATGATATTGGGGAAGTTCGTGAAGAAGCCGGAAGCAAAGGTGACGGATCTGGATCTTGTGAGCGTGCACCGTGATCGTGTACAATATAAGATTACGGTCTCTGTTTTTAATCCATACTTCCATCCGTTACCCATTGTTGATGTTCCGTTTTCTCTCAAAAGTGATGGCAG GGTGATCATATCGGGGAAGTTGGAAGATCCAGGATCACTAAAAGCAAACGACACAACAATTCTGACAATACCATTTGCGGTGCCGCATGATGTGATAGTGAGCTTGGTGAAGGACGTTGGTAAGGACTGGGACATAGACTATGACTTGGAATTGGGCTTAACTATTGATCTCCCTCTCGTCGGTGGTTTCACCATTCCTCTCAACCGGAAAGGCCAGATCAAGCTTCCCACTTTCAAAGATCTTCTCTAG